CGTTCCTCTACGAAACGAGTACGCTCTCCACCATTGGCGACCGTCTCCCCACCACGCTTCTCCTGGCCGGCGCGGCGCTCCTGGTCACGGTGCTCGTGGCGGTCCCGGTCGGGGCGGCGAGCGCGGCGCGCCCCGGGGGGTGGATCGACCGCGTGGGGAGCGTCTTCGCCATCAGCGCCATCTCCATCCCCGTCTTCTGGCTGGGGATCGTTGGGATCCTCCTCTTCGCCGTCCACTGGGGCCTCCTCCCGGCGGGCGGCGCCGAGACGGTTGGCGGCGACGGGTCGCTCGCCGATCGCCTGCAGCACCTGGTCCTCCCCACGCTCGTGCTGTCGGCGGCCGGCACGGCGGAGTTGATGCGCTACACGCGCGCCAGCGCCCGGCGCCAGCTCGCGCGACCGTTCGTGCGCACCGCGCGCGCCAAGGGCGTGGGCGAGCGCGCGGTGCGCTGGCGCCACGCGATGCGCAACGCCCTCATCCCGGTGGTCACGGTGCTGGGTTTGCAGCTGCCGAGGCTGGTCGGCGGGGCCGCCATCACCGAGACCGTCTTTGCCTGGCCCGGCATGGGACGGTTGGGGATCGAGGCGGCGCTGGCACGCGACTATCCGCTGGTCATGGCCATCACGCTCGTCGTCTCCGGCGGGGTCCTCCTCGCCTCGCTCCTCGTCGACCTCGCCTATCTCGTGCTCGACCCCCGCATCCGCCTGGAGGCATAGCGGTGCGCCGACCCCTTGCCGGCACCGCGCCATGACTCCGCGCCGACGCGTGCAGCTGACGGTGGTGGTCATCGCCCTGCTCGTCCTCGCGGCGCTGGCGGGGCCGCTCGTGTACCGCACAGACCCCGATGCGCTCGACTTCGGCGGTGCGGC
This genomic stretch from Gemmatimonadaceae bacterium harbors:
- a CDS encoding ABC transporter permease; protein product: MVAFLLRRLAHALLVLFVVATVTFGIVHAAPGGPSLLADPKLSVAERAAIAARLGVDRPLPEQYLRWLGALARGDLGNSFLYETSTLSTIGDRLPTTLLLAGAALLVTVLVAVPVGAASAARPGGWIDRVGSVFAISAISIPVFWLGIVGILLFAVHWGLLPAGGAETVGGDGSLADRLQHLVLPTLVLSAAGTAELMRYTRASARRQLARPFVRTARAKGVGERAVRWRHAMRNALIPVVTVLGLQLPRLVGGAAITETVFAWPGMGRLGIEAALARDYPLVMAITLVVSGGVLLASLLVDLAYLVLDPRIRLEA